From the genome of Ascaphus truei isolate aAscTru1 chromosome 15, aAscTru1.hap1, whole genome shotgun sequence:
tcattagatgatgtgacactggggttttgtgtttgcttcctctggatcaatatactgtaagtacggatataggataaagtatctatcatctaagtttagcataggttgaacttgatggacatacgtcatttttcaacttcatctactatgtaactatgtaactactatgtaactatgtaactactatgtaactatgttcccTTTTTTTGACACCCAGGAAGATCATGGACTCGGGGGAACTGGATTTTTATCAGCACTCCAAGGTCTGTTCCAATACGTGTCGGAGCACCAAGATAGACTTGACAGGACCACGCATGTCACTCTGCAGCCAGACCCCCACTGAGTATATTCCCATCACCCCGGCTACCAGTGACGGTAATGAAGCCCTCACGCACGCGCGTCTCCCGCCCATCACACCTGTCCCCGATGCTGTAACCAGGGCCGGCATAAACGCCGCTCCAGAAGTTAGAGCATTTAGGCGAGTGAAGCTGCGTAACTCGCACCAGTGACTTCCCTGAAGCCATCGCCCCCCTTACCAGCATACCGTGGGGATTCGGCTAACGGAAACCAGTTATTGTGATAACACATTCTGCCAGTTTTAAGACCTATTTAAGGAGGTACTCCATGcaggccaattttttttttctaacataggattggagcagggtgtctccggagctgagccccattaatttcagcttcagggaccgcctgcttccggaggtacttacctccgtcgGGGGCTCAGGTCTCCGCTGGGCTAGCATGGTTCATGTATtggcagagtttcaaagctcctgttctctgctggccaataggaagccgtgacgtcatcagatttggcttcctattggcccacgcgtgacacgggagctttgaaCTCCGCTGAGATACCAGCATTCCCTTTCGGAGGTCTGTACTTTGGGAAGCGGGGcgtcccccggagctgaaattaattgggggttcagctccggagaacccctctACTTCAATCAAGAAAAGAAGGCTCCTTTTAATACAATGTGAAATGTAGGGCTGAACAAATATCACGGAATATATCATACATATTGATGAGAATAAAATATAAGATGATATCTACAAAGTAAGTGGGTGTGTTTGTGGTTTGGTAGCTTGGGGGACAGAGCACAGATCAGTGTATGGTGCTATACAAGCACCTTTGTAACTTCCCTATGCAGAAGGAAACATTCGATGCTCAGATCACCCAACCATCCCAAGCACAGcacatacaatgtatatataCCTTTCTTTGTGTGGCTTTGCAGTGAATGGAACGCCGACAACCATCACCATAGAAACCTGTGAGAGCTCGGGGGACTGGACTGGCACCATCGGAGGTAGGAGCTGGCTCTGGTGTGAGCCAACAGCAGGATTTGTTAGCCATAGAAACATCTCACAGGATGGGTGGACTCCTCTAAGACATTGTAACTCACCTGTGCATGGTGAGTGTATCAAACCAAAGATGCTCAGCTGGTAGGAACAGGGGAGAGTCCAAgaccaagtgtgtgtgtgtgtgtgtgtgtgtgtgtgtgtgtgtgtgtgtgtgtgtgtgtgtgtgtgtgtgtgtgtgtgtgtgtgtgtgtgtgtgtgtgtgtgtgtgtgtgtgtgtgtgtgtgtgatgcagaacTCTCAAACATCATGTGCAAAGACAAACCATGAACATCTCAGCAGCGTGTGATACATGCAGGTAACACCAGCTGATTGGAACGTCAGATGCCTTATCACCTCCCTAGCATCCAAGATATATCTATAGTCTCCGGGAAGCGTTTATCAGAGAGTTCTTTTGGACCGTGCAGAATCAGATTTGGAGAAAAGACCTTTGAAAGCAGTGAGATTTTTGTATAGTAACTAGCCACCCCCCAAAAATCTACACGTCAACATTCCCATGCTCGCATTAAGAATCCTCAACTAGCAATGTCACTCCTGCATCGCTAGTTGATTTGTAGAGCAATATGAATATACCATAAATAGCCAGAGGTGGATATAAAGGACTAGGCGCACTCGCGGTACTGTAGTTCTGCCACGGGGCTCACATGAGATCAAGTTGCCAACGAAGGAACTTGTAATATAGCTGGGAACATAAAAAGTGTCCGGGCACTCCAGCGGTCTCGATAGAAAAATAAAGTGTTTTACTAAAATAGGATCAACGTTTCGGCTCAACCTCGGACCTTGGTCAAGATAAAGACAAAGGTTGGAGGTTGGACTGAAACGTCGGCCCTATTCTAGTAAACACTTTATTTTTTTGCATCAAGACAACTGGAGTGCCCGGATACTTTTCTTTGAGTGGGTAGAAAGACGGAAATACTTGAGGGGATCCTACAAGGTACATGTGCATGTCTTGAAGTCGGTTCAATGTTCTAGTAGCCTTATGGGCACTGGAGAAAATGTAGGATTCAATGTAGGTTGTGATCCTAATGTTGGTCCCTCACTGCCAGCAAAATGTCCTTGTCTGGCTATGGCCTTGTGTTTGGGGTCCTGATCTTGTCTGCGTTCTGCTGACCGCTACCTCCTCCTCTGTGTCCTCCTTTTTGCAGACGACACACTCATTTTCTGGCAGGGCCTGAAGGACGCTGGGCTGCTGGAGGAGGTCATCCAGGAGTTCCACCAGGATCTCCTGGAAACCATGAAAGGGCTGAAGGAGCGAATGCAAACTCCCCCCATCCAGCTGCAGGGTAAGAGAGGGTCGTATCACCCGTCTGTGGCACGATCACATCGCTGAGTATTGTCCGTCCAACCAGACGCGTGCAaactcccctcccatctcacacaccTGCTAACTTCCTCTAATCATTTCTTTCCTCGAAAGATGCCGTGTTGCTCAACAACATCGTCCAGAACTTCGGCATGTTGGACCTGATCAAGAAAGTGTTGGCCGGTCACAAAAGCCAAATGGACCGGTCCAGAGAGCAGTATACCAGGGATTTAGCAGGTACCTCTCCCAGCAGGTCTTGGAAGAGCCGTGGGTGGGGACAAGACCTTGGGATTTCGGTGTTGGGTCAGTTGTTATGAGAGGGTATCCAGCTCACATAGAGAACGATTACCAGAAGACGGCTTGCAAATCAGTGAACACGTGGGAATAACACCACGGCAATGGTGGGATCAGGGTTGAGAAAGGGAATGGTGATGAGAAAGGGGTGAATGGAAACATTCCgcggtctctctgtgtctgtacgCCTCGTCTGGAGGAATGAGACTTCTGGGAGAAGTTTTTTCCCTTCTGAGCTAGTTTTGCCCCCCATTTGTAGCCTGAGGACTTTGAGAAATGCTCCTATAGAGGTTAATGTGGAGTATAAAACAGGGAAAATGATGGGGCACTGACTCTGGTAGAATAGTACTGAGTACCACCACTTCCATGCCCCCGGGGCCTGTAACACATGGCAAAGCAGAAATAATACATGCAGAGTGTCACGtgcggcacacctgtgagcacgttacctgcacacgggacaagggttaatacacaactcATAAGcggccccactcttcaccttcacAGATTTCCCTCAAATGAGTAAGAGTCTCCCCTAAATCCGCCCCAATATACCCCCTGTAACGAATAGCaaacaagtgagcacgtgacttagatctgTAACAAGGGTTAATATACGTAACTAATTATGACCGTCTTggtcctaaatttgagtgacaaatggatgtctgtccttggcacctcttactcatgcagtgtgtgtggtcTCATTGCGTGCGTTTCTTTGCAACAATTACAGATATGTAACTCTTATTATACACAgtagatgacgtcacatgatattctcatttttaataaaaccCTCCAACTACTGCGTGACCTCTGtatcacctctctctgggatgcaccaGTAATAATTCAAGAACAtttagttttctttgaggctgacagaatAGTATCTGGCTATCATTTATTGCCCTCTAAACGACACATGTCACTTTTAGCGAAGGGCCCccccaattaagtcctctttgaagatcagcacagaaccaggcaaagtcttgacctgtcataaacccaatatattgtgtttttgtttttttaaatcaaactgtagctacattaacccctgaagcaccagattgattaaaatacttaatatctcatgatattattatgacacagtgatataacacgcagcgCGACATAACACGTAGATCTaataacatgtattatttgtcttaactctgtgcccaggacatacttgaaaacgagaggtaactctcaatgtattacttcctggtaaaatattttgtaaataaataaaataacatgcagagccatatCATAACATGCAgctataataacatgcaaagTGATGCGCTGCTATTCTGTCtcacagcaaaggggttaatatataattgcacatttaaaaaacaaaacacaaaatgctAAAGAAAAGGACACTTCTTTAAAATAAATGCTCTTACCCTTACTATAGAACTTAGCACAGCTCAGCTGTTTGAAACCTATGGTTAAGAGACTCAGACTTTCTGGAAATGTAGACTCCACAATTCACCTTTTTAGAAGAACTGGCTAGTTCTCAGGTATGACGAGTATACTGGTGTCCAAGAGGTACAGTGACTAACCCCTCCACCTGGGAAGGGACATAAAGCGCAATGTATAAGGTCCATGTGGCAGTAGAAAGGTTAAACGAGGTGTGTTATTTTAGGAGCAGAGTTCACGGTGTCTGCCTGTGTTATCTCCCCTcattgtgttttctctctccaGCGCTGGAGCAGCAGTGTGACGAGCACAGGCGGCGAGCCAAGGAGCTGAAACACAAATCCCAGCACCTCAACAATGTGCTGATGACCCTGACACCGGTCAGTATCCCCCCTCCGGCCAAGCGGCCCCGGCTGACCCGCGCCACCTCCGGGCCTGCTGCCATCACCTCGCAGGTCTCCTCACAGCCAATGCAGATCACCCTGCCTCAGGGGATGTCCCTCTCTCAGCTGACCAGCCTTCCCTTCAGCAAATTCCTATCCACCATTCCCTCCTCATCGGTGCTGGGCAAGAACTCATCCTCCCAGGGcagctccccttcctcccccgtgATGGGAGGTTACACGATACTCGCCCCTTCAGGCAGCAACTTCCCCAACACGCTGGAGTTTCACCCTGACTCTTCCAACCTCACCGTCCTGAGCACCGCGGCCATGCAGGACAACAGCACCGTACTCAAAATGGTCAGCCCGATCCAGCTCCTTACCCTGCAGGGGCTGGGCGTTACCATCCAAAGCCTAACCCAGGCCGGCGGCACCATGGTAGCCATGCCCTGCAACTCTGGGGAAGGGGAGGACGAACAGGCCACCATAGAGGTGACGTCTCTAACCGAGGATGAGGAGCAGAAATAAGACACATCCCCAGGATCCTCCTTTCTGCGCGTCGGTGCTCCGAGCCGCCTTGTTCTGATTGAGCAgggacatgggggagggggggaggagacacacacacggaaaGAGGAGCAGGAGGCGAAACCCTGAGGCTGTCCAGGTAGAAGAAGCTGATGAACCAAAGAGGGACGAGGAAGCCTCTTTAGTGGCAGACTGAGCTGCAACGCATTGCACAGGAATACACGGCAGGTCCCTATGGCACTGACCAGCAGCTCTGTGTCCTTCCTAAACACTGTGTCTGTAACAGCCTCGGGATGTGCTGCTGGGAAACCCCAAGGCCCAAATGAACTAAGTGACCCTACATCTGTGTCTCAGGACACACCAAGGCAAATTCACTGACAACAGACCTTGAGATATGTTGGAACTCAGCCCTGGTTTAGCAAAtcccaaggtgggggggggggaggggggggggatggcaaGCGATTAAACGCCCAAACGTGCAGTGTTAACCGGATGAAGCATCCGCTCATGTTTGGGAAGGGAAGCCCTTATTCCTTTTTTTGCAAATGAGCCTGCTGCATTGTATAGTGACACCGAGCATGTTCATACCCTTCCAGCCAGCCCGAACTCCTGATTTAAGTAAGGGCCGAAAATCCCATTTTCTAGGTCCTAGTGAAGCCGCCTCCCGGCGCtgccactgcttgagccacctgggctgaagcagggatatcctgaaaaccagacctgttggtggcccttgaggactggagttggccgcccctggtataGGGCTCCAGTAATGTGTAATAGCAGAATAATTTGTTGTGAAGCAGGAAGTGTGCAGCTACCCTCCGTTCTGTTTATACTACAATATCTGCCGTTTCAAGGGCCCGGAATATGATGCTACTTTAACTCTTTATTACCTGGGGGGGGGCCAACCCATCTTAAAGCGGCGATCCTGGCTGCTCTTTTCTTTTACAGTATTTGAGCCATGGAGGGTCCCCCCAGATCTGAACCATGCTAcctgaaacccccccccccccccccatcctggttTACAAGACACTTATCGGTGAAGTTACCGCTTTTAAATTTCCCtcccggggaaacaaaatggctgccgaaTCTTCCCATTGGACGGGAATTTAAATGCACGGCAGAAACACTGGCAACTTCACAGATGAGTGGGGCGTTCCAGGGTGCCACCCAATATTACACATAGCGAGGCGTAGCTCCGGGGTGAACCCCTGGTCAAATCGTGTAacaaataaaatggtaaaaagAGGGGATTGCCGTTTTAACACCTTTTTTATAGCAAGCGGGGCCTGTAGTAAATGGCTTTGCACGGCTATGTACATCTCTTTGCAATGCATTGTAGGAGTTGCACCGAGAGGGCAAGGAGGGGTTGGTAGAGGGTAGTATAGCGGACGTACCTGAACGCTACCTCTCAGTAACAAGCCCAGTGCTGCTGATAGCCTGAACCATTTACTATGTGTGCGAGTCCACGGGGGATGAGTGTTATAGAGGGGCTGGCAGGTGGAcgtggttgagggggtgggggggcagcttTAGACCAGCATGTTGGAGCAGGAAAGGTGTACTCCCGGTCTGTTTAGTTTATTAGTTGGGGGTGTGAGAGGGCCAGGCCGAAGCAATAAATCGCCAGCACTGGGTCAGCGACGATCCCCATTCGTACGACCAGGAACATGTCGCTATCTAGTCATATTTGTAGgtcaggcgtggccaactccagtccccaagggccaccaacaggtcagattttctggatacctccgcttcagcacaggtggctcaatcacgagccaccgattgagccacctatgctgcagCCTGGATATCCTCAAACCCTGACCGGTTGGCGGCCCTTGACGACCGGAGTTGGGCCACTCCTGTTTTGTAGGTCTTTGTTAAAATATGGTGGCCGTTGATTTATTTTTCCCGTGCTGCTTCATCACAACGAGGCATCACTCCCTCCTTTCAACACGGACACAGGATCAGCAGAGTTCACCAGTAATTTGCGGCTGTGCCATTTGGGTTATAAAACgttcctatgtaaaaaaaaaaaaaagctattaaCGCCTTCATTGCAAGCCTGATAACAGATGGCTTCACAGAAGTTGGACCTATATATGCGTTTCGTGATACCAACTGCTACGGTTACGGGTCTGGTACTGAAACACTGGCACTGTTATGGGCGTTGAGTGTAACACCACTGTGCTGACTCCGTTGACTCCGTGAAGGGCGCCGATAATGTCACTCGAGACTAGACCTGCAATGACAGGAAGCAGCCGGATAAATAAAGGAAAACAATGTTAACCGCTTAACCCAGAGTGTATAACATCGATCCTCAAACTGATAGAGAACCTATCGCATTAGCATAAGGTGCGTGAAATAAGACGAATATCCCAAAAAGTAGCGACAAGGCTGTATCACACAGTCTACATGACAGACCAGggcacacacacatatcaaatGGTATGTGATATTTATtagaacaaataaaaataaaatgttggtGACTGCTTAAACCCTTGGTATGTACTGTTCCCCCAATTGTTCACAGATCCAAAACTAGGGAGCGCAGATGGAATAACCGGAaggtaaaaaaaaaccacaatgtaGTACAATAAGCCTAAAACAAGGCAGGTGAAGTGGATGGTGAGAGGGGTTATACTCGCGTATTCCCCAAATAATTAAAGCAATTCCCAAATCGGTGGCAATGAACTTCGCTGGTAATCTGATGGGAAGGACCTTTCCAAGAAAAGCCAGAGAGAAGAGAGTGATCGTGCCGCCGGTAAAATGATTCTTTATATTGCATCACCCATAACATTCAACACTGACATTGTTACAAATGCCTTAAAAGAATTGACGCAAAGTAAAGATGGTATTGGTTTGGAAGATCgtgctctcaccgcctcctcccTCGCGATTTCGGCGTGATCCTGGAGGGTTCGGTTGGATGCCCAGATGttcgcttccactgcagccgcgTCTTTCTTGGATCCGCGTTGACGCAATTTACGTGTTTCACTCGCTGGTGGTTTCATCAGGAGTTTAATGAAACGGCCAGCGGTGAAATGCACAACACGTCGAATTTTATTGTTGCTACAatataaagaatattttttaGTCTGCACGATCAGTCTCTTCTCCCTGGCTTTTCTTGGAAAGGTTCTCTGCTATCAGACTACCAGCGAAGATCATCACCACTGATTTTTgaattgttttaattatttttggttaTACCCACATATTCCCCAATCACCATCCATGTCACCTGCCTTGTTTTAGgcttcttgtgtttttttttttctactctgGTTATTCCATCCGCTCCCTGGTTTTGgaaggataaaaaaaaatccaacctGGCTTACGTGAGACTAGTTTTAGGGACCGGAGTCTATGAAACGGTTTGGGTCAGTCCTCGTATTCACTGCTTTGCACACGATCTATGCCCCAAGCAGATGCGATTTCTTCAGGGCAgaatagtgtgtgcgtgtgtgtgtgtgtgcgcacaaggCACACACCCTTTAGTGCAAACTGGCCCTGCCTGTTGGCTGCTTCTCGAGAAAATCAGATGACAATGTGGAAAACAGgaagaataaaaacaaaacaaagcgtacgCTCTCATGGTTTCTTTTCAGGGATTCGAAGGAGCATTCTTTGTGAAGTAAACACGGAATACTTTGCGGTTTAAAGTCCGATAATATCAGCAGGGCTGTGCTTGTGCGAGAGAGCTGATCGCGTGTCGCTGGAGGTTGTTTGAATGTATATGAAGAGATGGGGTACGGTCTTGAATGATTGTGTACAGATGAGCTAGGAAAATCCGCCGTGTTGATCCCTGAACACGACCTGTCACGGACCTACCGTATTCAATGGGCTCGCTGCGTACGTTTTGCTCCAATGTTGATACATGTTGCACTTTGTTTTAAGGGACAAAAACCTTGAAGCTCTTTCCACCTACGAAGGAACTCACTATGAATggaaacgagggggggggggggggaatgtgcgcTCACTAGTTATAACAATAACTATGTGACGGTGTGAATGTTTGTTACTAGACgccagacactgcacacacatctcTGCaggcggtggccaactccagtcctcaagggccaccaacaagtcaggttttaaggatatctctgcttcagcacgggtggctcagccTTTGCCTGAGGCACtcattgagccaccggtgctgaagcagggatatcctgaaaacctgacctgttgaagtCCCTTGAGGACTaatgttggccacccctgctacaGGGCAACTACTCCacctcaccccaacaagccttcctATTTAACTAGCTGACATGGGATTCCTCTTGTACATCCCCGTTGCTCTGCACTGCACAGTTTGCAGTATGTGTGCTGAAAACACAGGTTGGGTTGTCATCAAACTGACTCTTGAGCCTTCTCGGCttgtgtccccctctctgcactTCCTTATGCCCCCTGCATGTCATTCTCTGTACAACTACTGTTTATTGTCCCTTCTCcggtctcaccctccctgtctctgcccccttctcccctctcttatTGCCCCCCTCCTTTTCTCTTTCTGTCCCTATctctctttgccccctccctctctttgccccctccctctctcccttttcgcTTTATTCTCCCTGCCCTGTGTCCCCCCTTCTTCTCTtcccttgctcccccccccccccccagccccaggtTATGTGCACACATTGCAGGAGGAGCCGGGGTATGACGCCACTCACCAGAATCTGGTTATTGGTCTGAAAATGCAGGGAGAAACGAAACTTACACATACCAGAAATAGAGAGAAtcaatagggggagagagacagcacagacagtacagaatagagagagagagagagagctgagagacaGCACAGAATAGAGAGAGCTGAGAGACAGCACAGAATAGAAACAGCACAGAATAGAGAGAGCTGAGAGACAGCACAGAATAGAGAGAGCTGAGAGACAGCACAGAATAGAGAGAGCTGAGAGACAGCAGAGA
Proteins encoded in this window:
- the GMEB2 gene encoding glucocorticoid modulatory element-binding protein 2 isoform X2, whose protein sequence is MDVRLFSTSSTMLQVLFEDNGHKIPQQLYYPHRTWLQMLHYIQEHPGEPSFCGWAAMATPDVSMHVEEVVVVTTPDNGMDGARIEEVKTVLITTSRSFAEEALESESVAAAAAAAFNAATEMKEAVLVKMEEDDDDEEDEDEDEGVETEMAYPITCGESKANLIWRKFVCPGINVKCVQYNDHLISPKEFVHLAGKSTLKDWKRAIRMNGVMLRKIMDSGELDFYQHSKVCSNTCRSTKIDLTGPRMSLCSQTPTEYIPITPATSDVNGTPTTITIETCESSGDWTGTIGDDTLIFWQGLKDAGLLEEVIQEFHQDLLETMKGLKERMQTPPIQLQDAVLLNNIVQNFGMLDLIKKVLAGHKSQMDRSREQYTRDLAALEQQCDEHRRRAKELKHKSQHLNNVLMTLTPVSIPPPAKRPRLTRATSGPAAITSQVSSQPMQITLPQGMSLSQLTSLPFSKFLSTIPSSSVLGKNSSSQGSSPSSPVMGGYTILAPSGSNFPNTLEFHPDSSNLTVLSTAAMQDNSTVLKMVSPIQLLTLQGLGVTIQSLTQAGGTMVAMPCNSGEGEDEQATIEVTSLTEDEEQK
- the GMEB2 gene encoding glucocorticoid modulatory element-binding protein 2 isoform X3, whose product is MATPDVSMHVEEVVVVTTPDNGMDGARIEEVKTVLITTSRSFAEEALESESVAAAAAAAFNAATEMKEAVLVKMEEDDDDEEDEDEDEGVETEMAYPITCGESKANLIWRKFVCPGINVKCVQYNDHLISPKEFVHLAGKSTLKDWKRAIRMNGVMLRKIMDSGELDFYQHSKVCSNTCRSTKIDLTGPRMSLCSQTPTEYIPITPATSDVNGTPTTITIETCESSGDWTGTIGGRSWLWCEPTAGFVSHRNISQDGWTPLRHCNSPVHDDTLIFWQGLKDAGLLEEVIQEFHQDLLETMKGLKERMQTPPIQLQDAVLLNNIVQNFGMLDLIKKVLAGHKSQMDRSREQYTRDLAALEQQCDEHRRRAKELKHKSQHLNNVLMTLTPVSIPPPAKRPRLTRATSGPAAITSQVSSQPMQITLPQGMSLSQLTSLPFSKFLSTIPSSSVLGKNSSSQGSSPSSPVMGGYTILAPSGSNFPNTLEFHPDSSNLTVLSTAAMQDNSTVLKMVSPIQLLTLQGLGVTIQSLTQAGGTMVAMPCNSGEGEDEQATIEVTSLTEDEEQK
- the GMEB2 gene encoding glucocorticoid modulatory element-binding protein 2 isoform X1 — encoded protein: MDVRLFSTSSTMLQVLFEDNGHKIPQQLYYPHRTWLQMLHYIQEHPGEPSFCGWAAMATPDVSMHVEEVVVVTTPDNGMDGARIEEVKTVLITTSRSFAEEALESESVAAAAAAAFNAATEMKEAVLVKMEEDDDDEEDEDEDEGVETEMAYPITCGESKANLIWRKFVCPGINVKCVQYNDHLISPKEFVHLAGKSTLKDWKRAIRMNGVMLRKIMDSGELDFYQHSKVCSNTCRSTKIDLTGPRMSLCSQTPTEYIPITPATSDVNGTPTTITIETCESSGDWTGTIGGRSWLWCEPTAGFVSHRNISQDGWTPLRHCNSPVHDDTLIFWQGLKDAGLLEEVIQEFHQDLLETMKGLKERMQTPPIQLQDAVLLNNIVQNFGMLDLIKKVLAGHKSQMDRSREQYTRDLAALEQQCDEHRRRAKELKHKSQHLNNVLMTLTPVSIPPPAKRPRLTRATSGPAAITSQVSSQPMQITLPQGMSLSQLTSLPFSKFLSTIPSSSVLGKNSSSQGSSPSSPVMGGYTILAPSGSNFPNTLEFHPDSSNLTVLSTAAMQDNSTVLKMVSPIQLLTLQGLGVTIQSLTQAGGTMVAMPCNSGEGEDEQATIEVTSLTEDEEQK